One window of Nymphaea colorata isolate Beijing-Zhang1983 chromosome 1, ASM883128v2, whole genome shotgun sequence genomic DNA carries:
- the LOC116267553 gene encoding uncharacterized protein LOC116267553 isoform X2, translating to MGSYHDLPFEIGQLAESKSFMKGYRGAWFRCQIKESAERQGHASYAMEYFDFPDEKVGWMRLYQKPHKSKGGLQQNKLQLMIRPCFPKSYLESEAPNLDNISEVVVVYRDTWKVGDHVDWWYEGCYWTARITDLLGSDKVKVALLESPLGEGGSYEALCKDLRPSLDWSPDDGWTVPKAKEENEATSPCARLVIPFKKDSKDASNNMLQIQGVDGLEEDEKKKQPCTMNMTVSLSPSAKIGPLHQMLQDNLRKVEPLEQASYTKENVEEKLLGKEGAQARFKDGKIGHDVAIPTAGQKMEIIDHDKLILPKKRVRNGISEIPQDHTTSKSSVIVGHPIFHEERREANDVPEKGSCTKDNSDFKDLSSRSTIWRTEELNLTIYPDTVESSMLALEELINKIKWVNQVLQFGVEKASSKKASWQFLDSIDLSCWNDASSRPLGR from the exons ATGGGCTCATATCATGATCTTCCATTTGAAATTGGGCAGCTAGCAGAATCAAAGTCTTTCATGAAAGGATATCGTGGTGCATGGTTTCGTTGTCAG ATCAAAGAGAGTGCTGAAAGACAAGGACATGCATCATATGCTATGGAGTATTTTGATTTCCCTGATGAGA AGGTTGGTTGGATGAGACTATATCAAAAGCCTCACAAATCTAAGGGTGGTCTCCaacaaaacaaattacaattgATGATTCGACCATGCTTCCCTAAATCTTATCTTGAAAGCGAAGCACCAAATCTGGATAATATTTCAGAAGTGGTGGTCGTTTATAGAGACACATGGAAAGTGGGAGATCATGTTGATTGGTGGTATGAAGGTTGTTATTGGACTGCTCGAATTACTGACTTGCTTGGGAGTGACAAAGTTAAG GTTGCTTTACTTGAATCTCCACTTGGAGAAGGCGGCTCATATGAAGCACTGTGCAAGGACTTGAGGCCTTCGTTAGATTGGTCTCCTGATGATGGCTGGACAGTGCCCAAAGCCAAA gaagaaaatgaagccaCTTCTCCCTGTGCTCGCTTGGTTATACCATTTAAGAAAGATAGCAAGGATGCTTCTAACAACATGCTTCAAATTCAAG GTGTTGACGGGCtagaggaagatgaaaaaaagaaacagccTTGCACGATGAACATGACTGTTTCTTTGAGCCCTTCAGCTAAAATTGGGCCCCTCCATCAAATGCTCCAGGATAATCTTCGGAAGGTGGAGCCATTAGAGCAAGCAAGCTACActaaagaaaatgttgaagaaaaacTTCTAGGAAAAGAAGGTGCACAAGCGAGATTCAAGGATGGTAAAATTGGTCATGATGTGGCTATCCCAACAGCTGGCCAGAAGATGGAGATAATTGACCATGATAAATTAATTCTACCAAAGAAACGAGTGAGAAATGGTATTTCAGAAATACCACAAGATCATACAACTAGTAAATCTAGTGTCATTGTTGGTCATCctatttttcatgaagaaagaagagaagccAATGATGTTCCAGAAAAGGGTTCCTGTACAAAAGACAATTCTGATTTTAAAGATCTCTCAAGTAGATCTACAATATGGAGGACAGAAGAACTCAATCTTACAATATATCCTGACACTGTGGAGTCATCTATGTTGGCTTTAGAGGAGCTcatcaacaaaataaaatgggTAAACCAAGTTTTGCAGTTTGGGGTGGAGAAAGCAAGCTCAAAGAAAGCATCTTGGCAATTTTTGGATAGCATTGATCTTTCTTGCTGGAATGATGCTTCCAGTAG GCCACTTGGAAGGTGA
- the LOC116247811 gene encoding uncharacterized protein LOC116247811, with protein MAKEEKKEAFRRYLESSGVLDALTKVLVALYEENEKPVSAIEFIKHSLGGPTLAEYEKLLAEKADLQLKYDNLLTMHQVTCKELDELQKSHSFMNSDGHYPHGH; from the exons ATG gccaaggaagagaagaaagaagcattTAGGAGATATCTGGAATCTAGTGGAGTTCTTGATGCTTTAACAAAAg TCCTTGTTGCTCTATATGAAGAGAATGAGAAGCCGGTCTCTGCAATCGA GTTTATCAAGCATAGTTTAGGTGGTCCAACGTTGGCAGAATATGAAAAGCTACTAGCAGAAAAAGCTGATTTGCAATTGAAATATGATAACCTTCTGACAATGCATCAAGTCACTTGCAAGGAG CTTGATGAACTTCAGAAGTCTCACAGCTTCATGAACTCTGACGGTCATTATCCACATGGCCACTAA
- the LOC116267553 gene encoding uncharacterized protein LOC116267553 isoform X1: MLSKEGEKVNGPLSRSINFGFMGSYHDLPFEIGQLAESKSFMKGYRGAWFRCQIKESAERQGHASYAMEYFDFPDEKVGWMRLYQKPHKSKGGLQQNKLQLMIRPCFPKSYLESEAPNLDNISEVVVVYRDTWKVGDHVDWWYEGCYWTARITDLLGSDKVKVALLESPLGEGGSYEALCKDLRPSLDWSPDDGWTVPKAKEENEATSPCARLVIPFKKDSKDASNNMLQIQGVDGLEEDEKKKQPCTMNMTVSLSPSAKIGPLHQMLQDNLRKVEPLEQASYTKENVEEKLLGKEGAQARFKDGKIGHDVAIPTAGQKMEIIDHDKLILPKKRVRNGISEIPQDHTTSKSSVIVGHPIFHEERREANDVPEKGSCTKDNSDFKDLSSRSTIWRTEELNLTIYPDTVESSMLALEELINKIKWVNQVLQFGVEKASSKKASWQFLDSIDLSCWNDASSRPLGR; encoded by the exons GACCGTTATCTCGCTCCATCAATTTTGGCTTTATGGGCTCATATCATGATCTTCCATTTGAAATTGGGCAGCTAGCAGAATCAAAGTCTTTCATGAAAGGATATCGTGGTGCATGGTTTCGTTGTCAG ATCAAAGAGAGTGCTGAAAGACAAGGACATGCATCATATGCTATGGAGTATTTTGATTTCCCTGATGAGA AGGTTGGTTGGATGAGACTATATCAAAAGCCTCACAAATCTAAGGGTGGTCTCCaacaaaacaaattacaattgATGATTCGACCATGCTTCCCTAAATCTTATCTTGAAAGCGAAGCACCAAATCTGGATAATATTTCAGAAGTGGTGGTCGTTTATAGAGACACATGGAAAGTGGGAGATCATGTTGATTGGTGGTATGAAGGTTGTTATTGGACTGCTCGAATTACTGACTTGCTTGGGAGTGACAAAGTTAAG GTTGCTTTACTTGAATCTCCACTTGGAGAAGGCGGCTCATATGAAGCACTGTGCAAGGACTTGAGGCCTTCGTTAGATTGGTCTCCTGATGATGGCTGGACAGTGCCCAAAGCCAAA gaagaaaatgaagccaCTTCTCCCTGTGCTCGCTTGGTTATACCATTTAAGAAAGATAGCAAGGATGCTTCTAACAACATGCTTCAAATTCAAG GTGTTGACGGGCtagaggaagatgaaaaaaagaaacagccTTGCACGATGAACATGACTGTTTCTTTGAGCCCTTCAGCTAAAATTGGGCCCCTCCATCAAATGCTCCAGGATAATCTTCGGAAGGTGGAGCCATTAGAGCAAGCAAGCTACActaaagaaaatgttgaagaaaaacTTCTAGGAAAAGAAGGTGCACAAGCGAGATTCAAGGATGGTAAAATTGGTCATGATGTGGCTATCCCAACAGCTGGCCAGAAGATGGAGATAATTGACCATGATAAATTAATTCTACCAAAGAAACGAGTGAGAAATGGTATTTCAGAAATACCACAAGATCATACAACTAGTAAATCTAGTGTCATTGTTGGTCATCctatttttcatgaagaaagaagagaagccAATGATGTTCCAGAAAAGGGTTCCTGTACAAAAGACAATTCTGATTTTAAAGATCTCTCAAGTAGATCTACAATATGGAGGACAGAAGAACTCAATCTTACAATATATCCTGACACTGTGGAGTCATCTATGTTGGCTTTAGAGGAGCTcatcaacaaaataaaatgggTAAACCAAGTTTTGCAGTTTGGGGTGGAGAAAGCAAGCTCAAAGAAAGCATCTTGGCAATTTTTGGATAGCATTGATCTTTCTTGCTGGAATGATGCTTCCAGTAG GCCACTTGGAAGGTGA